The Streptomyces camelliae genome window below encodes:
- a CDS encoding response regulator transcription factor: MSVLLEQPASLVAYRPNKPTAMVVVADPRVRSTVTRHLWALGVRDVIEASSVAEARPRIGNPRDICVADVHLPDGSGLTLLSETRAAGWPNGLALSAADDIGAVRNALAGGVKGYVVTGTRTNIGLPARPGAAPLGAARMHRRPPGAPSHPGGYRELSGREVEVLRLVAEGQSNKAIGVSMGLSALTVKSHLARIARKLGTGDRAGMVAVALRTGIIH; encoded by the coding sequence GTGTCCGTTCTCCTAGAGCAGCCCGCAAGCCTGGTCGCCTACCGCCCGAACAAGCCGACCGCCATGGTGGTCGTGGCCGACCCGCGCGTCCGCTCCACCGTCACCCGCCATCTGTGGGCGCTGGGCGTGCGCGATGTCATCGAGGCCTCGTCCGTCGCGGAGGCTCGTCCCCGCATCGGCAACCCCCGCGACATCTGCGTCGCCGACGTCCACCTGCCCGACGGCTCCGGCCTGACCCTGCTGTCCGAGACCCGCGCGGCGGGCTGGCCCAACGGGCTGGCGCTCTCCGCCGCCGACGACATCGGCGCGGTCCGCAACGCGCTGGCCGGCGGGGTCAAGGGCTATGTCGTCACCGGTACCCGCACCAACATCGGACTTCCCGCCCGGCCCGGCGCCGCTCCCCTCGGCGCCGCCCGGATGCACCGCCGCCCCCCGGGTGCCCCGAGCCACCCGGGCGGCTACCGCGAACTGTCCGGCCGCGAGGTCGAGGTGCTCCGCCTCGTCGCGGAGGGCCAGTCCAACAAGGCCATCGGCGTCTCGATGGGCCTGTCCGCCCTGACCGTGAAGAGCCACCTCGCCCGCATCGCCCGCAAACTGGGCACCGGTGACCGGGCCGGCATGGTCGCCGTGGCCCTGCGCACCGGGATCATCCACTGA
- a CDS encoding ribonuclease D — MTDAQDTAADSSLRITGGTPPDDAGSSVMGAPTPLLEPREGIPPVIADEAALAEVISAFAAGSGPVAVDAERASGYRYGQRAYLVQLRREGAGTALIDPVAVGGGLSGLGQALAGTEWVLHAATQDLPCLREIGMVPSRLFDTELAGRLAGFPRVGLGAMVESVLGFVLEKGHSAVDWSTRPLPEPWLRYAALDVELLVDLRDALEKELDRQGKLEWALQEFDAIAAAPPAEPRKDPWRRTSGMHKVRRRRQLGVVRELWETRDRIAQRRDVSPGKVLGDAAIVEAALSLPANVHALAALNGFGHRMGRRQLEQWQAAVDRAKALPDSALPQPGQPVTGPPPPRAWADKDPAAAARLSAARAGVTALAEQLNLPQENLVSPDTVRRICWEPPKAADGEAVAAALVGFGARPWQVELVTPVLVKALSAKES; from the coding sequence GTGACCGACGCCCAAGACACCGCAGCAGACAGCTCCCTGCGCATCACCGGAGGCACTCCTCCGGACGACGCCGGATCTTCTGTCATGGGGGCGCCGACACCGCTGCTCGAACCCCGCGAGGGCATTCCGCCGGTGATCGCCGACGAGGCCGCCCTCGCCGAGGTGATCTCCGCCTTCGCCGCCGGCTCCGGCCCCGTAGCCGTCGACGCCGAGCGCGCCTCCGGCTACCGCTACGGCCAGCGGGCCTACCTGGTGCAGCTGCGCCGCGAGGGTGCGGGGACCGCGCTGATCGACCCGGTGGCGGTCGGCGGCGGCCTGTCCGGGCTCGGCCAGGCCCTCGCCGGGACCGAGTGGGTGCTGCACGCCGCCACCCAGGACCTGCCGTGCCTGCGTGAGATAGGCATGGTCCCGTCCCGGCTGTTCGACACCGAGCTGGCCGGCCGGCTCGCCGGCTTCCCCCGGGTCGGCCTCGGCGCCATGGTCGAGAGCGTCCTCGGGTTCGTCCTGGAGAAGGGCCACTCCGCCGTCGACTGGTCGACCCGCCCGCTGCCCGAGCCGTGGCTGCGGTACGCCGCCCTCGACGTGGAACTGCTCGTCGACCTGCGCGACGCCCTGGAGAAGGAGCTGGACCGGCAGGGCAAGCTGGAGTGGGCCCTGCAGGAGTTCGACGCGATCGCGGCGGCGCCGCCCGCCGAGCCGCGCAAGGATCCCTGGCGTCGTACGTCCGGCATGCACAAGGTGCGCAGACGCCGGCAGCTCGGGGTCGTACGGGAGCTGTGGGAGACGCGGGACCGCATCGCCCAGCGCCGGGACGTCTCGCCCGGCAAGGTGCTCGGTGACGCCGCCATCGTGGAGGCGGCGCTCTCTCTTCCGGCCAACGTCCATGCGCTCGCGGCACTGAACGGGTTCGGGCATCGGATGGGGCGACGGCAGCTGGAGCAGTGGCAGGCGGCCGTCGACCGGGCCAAGGCCCTGCCGGATTCCGCGCTGCCTCAGCCAGGGCAGCCGGTCACGGGGCCTCCGCCGCCGCGGGCCTGGGCCGACAAGGATCCGGCCGCCGCGGCCCGGCTGTCCGCCGCCCGCGCGGGGGTCACCGCTCTTGCCGAGCAGCTCAACCTGCCCCAGGAGAACCTGGTGTCCCCGGACACGGTGCGGCGTATCTGCTGGGAGCCGCCGAAGGCGGCCGACGGGGAGGCCGTGGCTGCCGCACTGGTGGGATTCGGTGCGCGGCCGTGGCAGGTGGAACTGGTCACGCCGGTGCTGGTGAAGGCGCTGTCCGCCAAGGAAAGCTGA
- a CDS encoding carbohydrate ABC transporter permease, with translation MSRRRALRALVYATLIAATLVVLLPLGVVLLTSLKSSKEMTDGSGALTPPDDPLDVHNYVEAFQDGRMLQAFGNTLFICAFAIAGTVLIGSMTAYAIDRFTFRLKKLVVALFLLAALVPGVTTQVATFQIVNSFGLFDTRWAPIVLYMGTDIVSIYIFLQFIRSIPVSLDEAARLDGANAFTIYWRIILPLLKPAIATVVIVKGIAVYNDFYIPFLYMPSQDLGVISTSLFRFRGPYGAHWEIISAGTILVILPTLIVFLALQRFIYNGFMRGATR, from the coding sequence ATGAGCCGCCGCCGCGCCCTCCGTGCCCTCGTCTACGCCACCCTGATCGCGGCCACGCTCGTGGTCCTGCTCCCGCTCGGCGTGGTCCTGCTCACGTCCCTGAAGTCGTCGAAGGAGATGACGGACGGCAGCGGAGCCCTGACCCCGCCCGACGACCCGCTCGACGTCCACAACTACGTCGAGGCGTTCCAGGACGGGCGGATGCTCCAGGCGTTCGGCAACACGCTCTTCATCTGCGCCTTCGCCATCGCCGGCACGGTGCTGATCGGCTCGATGACGGCCTACGCCATCGACCGCTTCACCTTCCGCCTCAAGAAACTCGTCGTGGCCCTCTTCCTGCTGGCCGCGCTGGTCCCCGGGGTGACCACCCAGGTGGCCACCTTCCAGATCGTCAACAGCTTCGGCCTCTTCGACACCCGCTGGGCGCCGATCGTGCTCTACATGGGCACCGACATCGTCTCGATCTACATCTTCCTGCAGTTCATCCGCTCGATCCCGGTCTCCCTGGACGAGGCGGCCCGTCTCGACGGCGCGAACGCGTTCACCATCTACTGGCGGATCATCCTGCCGCTGCTGAAACCGGCGATCGCCACGGTGGTGATCGTGAAGGGGATAGCCGTCTACAACGACTTCTACATCCCTTTCCTCTACATGCCGTCCCAGGATCTTGGCGTGATCTCGACGTCCCTGTTCCGCTTCCGCGGCCCCTACGGCGCCCACTGGGAGATCATCTCGGCGGGCACGATCCTGGTGATCCTGCCGACGCTGATCGTCTTCCTGGCGCTGCAGAGATTCATCTACAACGGCTTCATGCGGGGAGCGACGAGGTGA
- a CDS encoding carbohydrate ABC transporter permease — MPGAPGQARRRGQGWRALTPWLFLLVPLALLITFTYAPIADMVAYSFTDWDGVSPELHYTGGHNYAEIFTRQDLFEVFFVSGYYLAASAVQIVAALYFATILSFKVRFRNFFKGVLFFPSLINGVAIGFVFLYFFQDGGTLDTVLGLFGVHTGHAWLGTPVSANISLAGVSVWRYTGLNFVLFLGAIQSIPGELYEAAELDGASRWQQFRYIIAPGIKPVVTLTVILSVSGSLSVFEVPYIMTGGATGTETFVTQTVKLAFQYNKTGLASAAAVVLLLIVLAVTWVQRRLVPDDRADLV, encoded by the coding sequence ATGCCGGGCGCCCCCGGGCAGGCGCGCCGCCGCGGTCAGGGGTGGCGCGCCCTCACCCCCTGGCTGTTCCTCCTCGTGCCCCTGGCCCTGCTGATCACCTTCACCTACGCGCCGATCGCCGACATGGTCGCGTACAGCTTCACCGACTGGGACGGCGTCAGCCCCGAACTCCACTACACCGGCGGCCACAACTACGCCGAGATCTTCACCCGCCAGGACCTCTTCGAGGTGTTCTTCGTCAGCGGCTACTACCTGGCCGCCTCCGCCGTCCAGATCGTCGCCGCGCTGTACTTCGCGACGATCCTCAGCTTCAAGGTCCGCTTCCGGAACTTCTTCAAGGGCGTGCTGTTCTTCCCGTCCCTGATCAACGGGGTCGCCATCGGTTTCGTCTTCCTCTACTTCTTCCAGGACGGCGGCACCCTCGACACCGTGCTCGGCCTGTTCGGCGTCCACACCGGCCACGCCTGGCTCGGTACCCCGGTCTCCGCGAACATCTCCCTCGCCGGTGTCTCGGTGTGGCGCTACACGGGCCTGAACTTCGTGCTCTTCCTCGGCGCGATCCAGTCCATCCCGGGCGAGCTGTACGAGGCGGCCGAGCTGGACGGCGCGAGCCGCTGGCAGCAGTTCCGGTACATCATCGCGCCCGGTATCAAGCCGGTGGTCACGCTCACCGTGATCCTCTCCGTCTCCGGCTCGCTGTCGGTCTTCGAGGTGCCGTACATCATGACCGGCGGCGCGACCGGCACCGAGACGTTCGTGACGCAGACGGTGAAGCTGGCCTTCCAGTACAACAAGACGGGGCTCGCCTCGGCCGCCGCCGTGGTCCTGCTGCTGATCGTCCTGGCGGTGACCTGGGTGCAGCGCCGCCTCGTCCCCGACGACCGGGCGGACCTCGTATGA
- a CDS encoding ABC transporter substrate-binding protein, whose translation MNRRTTALATALGAAALLLAGCTGTGGTTKAEDAKAPTDPATVSGTITVLTQRTDLVADGTMDRYAAAFNRTYPKVKVKFQALTNYESEVKIRMNTDNYGDVLLIPGVVKKSDYPKFFASLGTRAERSKKYRFTDFTTVDGKVYGQSPIGVMPGFVYNKRVWKQAGVGQWPTTPAEFLADLKAIKQKTGAIPYYTNFAAQWPLTSWTFVNGSVHCDTGATTKLADGNPWAQGADLRVGDTLLYDIVHQGLAEKDPTTTNWEASKGQLAQGKIATQWLGTWAIIQFQDAAKKAGVNPDDIGFMPFPTQVGGKFCAVVGPDYNQAVNIHSKHKEAARAWIDWFTDNSGYDKDNLAISPLKNAPLPVVLKPYEDAGVKLIELDDTDGAKVKLIDSESEVGINTPDYRQKLVDLARGVGSGSLDDFLTGLGTKWTEAEKRVGS comes from the coding sequence ATGAACCGCCGTACGACCGCACTCGCCACGGCCCTGGGGGCCGCCGCTCTCCTGCTCGCGGGCTGCACCGGCACCGGGGGCACCACCAAGGCCGAGGACGCCAAGGCGCCCACCGACCCGGCGACGGTGAGCGGGACCATCACCGTCCTCACCCAGCGCACCGACCTCGTGGCGGACGGGACGATGGACCGCTACGCGGCCGCGTTCAACCGGACGTACCCGAAGGTGAAGGTGAAGTTCCAGGCCCTCACCAACTACGAGTCCGAGGTCAAGATCCGGATGAACACCGACAACTACGGTGACGTCCTGCTGATCCCCGGCGTCGTCAAGAAGAGCGACTACCCGAAGTTCTTCGCGTCCCTCGGCACCCGGGCCGAGCGGTCGAAGAAGTACCGGTTCACCGACTTCACCACCGTCGACGGCAAGGTGTACGGCCAGAGTCCCATCGGCGTGATGCCGGGCTTCGTCTACAACAAGCGCGTCTGGAAACAGGCGGGCGTCGGCCAATGGCCGACCACCCCGGCCGAGTTCCTCGCCGACCTCAAGGCGATCAAGCAGAAGACCGGCGCGATCCCGTACTACACCAACTTCGCCGCCCAGTGGCCGCTCACCTCCTGGACGTTCGTCAACGGCTCGGTGCACTGCGACACCGGCGCCACCACCAAGCTCGCCGACGGCAATCCGTGGGCCCAGGGCGCAGACCTGCGCGTCGGCGACACCCTGCTCTACGACATCGTCCACCAGGGCCTCGCGGAGAAGGACCCGACGACCACCAACTGGGAGGCGTCCAAGGGGCAGTTGGCCCAGGGAAAGATCGCCACGCAGTGGCTGGGCACCTGGGCGATCATCCAGTTCCAGGACGCGGCGAAGAAGGCCGGCGTGAACCCCGACGACATCGGCTTCATGCCCTTCCCGACCCAAGTGGGCGGAAAATTCTGTGCCGTTGTCGGCCCCGACTACAACCAGGCCGTCAACATCCACTCGAAGCACAAGGAGGCGGCGCGCGCCTGGATCGACTGGTTCACCGACAACTCCGGCTACGACAAGGACAACCTGGCGATCTCCCCGCTCAAGAACGCACCCCTTCCGGTGGTCCTGAAGCCGTACGAGGACGCGGGCGTGAAGCTGATCGAGCTGGACGACACCGACGGCGCCAAGGTCAAGCTGATCGACTCCGAGTCCGAGGTCGGCATCAACACCCCCGACTACCGGCAGAAGCTCGTGGACCTCGCCCGGGGCGTCGGCTCCGGCAGCCTCGACGACTTCCTCACCGGCCTCGGCACGAAGTGGACCGAGGCCGAGAAGCGGGTGGGCTCCTGA
- a CDS encoding glycoside hydrolase family 2 protein has product MLEVTPFGEGWVLEYEGRELPAAVPGCVHTDLLAAGVIPDPFLGRNETGAAWVGRREWTYTTELSAANGQERTDLVFDGLDTAAEITLDGRLLGRTRNMHRSYRFPVTGSAGRLAVRFASAYSEAEAVRDRLGERPAAYAEPYQYLRKMACSFGWDWGPTLVTAGIWRPVRLEHWSTARISRVRPLVTVHQGAGVVELRVEVERSDAAARLIVEARVGGQVARTRLTGSAGAVRLRVPDVRLWWPRGYGEQPLYDVELTLSSEEVPLDVWRRRVGFRTVELDRRPDAHGTGFTLVVNGERLFARGVNWIPDDVFPSRVTRERYRERLGQAAAANVDLVRVWGGGIYESEDFYDACDDLGLLVWQDFPFACAAYPEEQPLRGEVEAEARENVVRLMPHPSLVLWNGNNENLWGFRDWDWERRLAGESWGEGYYLGLLPRVVAELDPTRPYTAGSPWSGSWDRHPNDPAHGTHHSWEVWNREDYAAYRSEVPRFVAEFGWQAPPAYATLRRALPAEELAPDSPGMLHHQKADDGNGKLERGLARHFAVPAGDFDRWHYLTQVNQARAVAAGIEHWRAHWPVCAGTVVWQLNDCWPVTSWAAVDGDGREKPLYHELKRLYADRLLTLHVRSGKLVLAAVNQSADAWSGSVTLRRMTVDGQVLGGASMALEVAARAVTDLVVPPELRPDGPKEFLVADAWGGLRALHFPVPDREIPYVRPEFDVAMAPGAVTVTARTLVRDLLLQADRLDPAARADRGLVTLLPGERVTIGVTGWRTPDPSAARRALYCMEPDPMDRTEPA; this is encoded by the coding sequence ATGCTGGAGGTCACGCCGTTCGGCGAGGGATGGGTCCTGGAGTACGAGGGGCGGGAGCTGCCCGCCGCCGTGCCGGGATGCGTGCACACCGATCTGCTCGCCGCCGGGGTGATCCCGGACCCTTTTCTCGGGCGCAACGAGACCGGGGCGGCCTGGGTCGGGCGGCGCGAATGGACGTACACGACCGAGCTGAGCGCGGCGAACGGGCAGGAGCGGACCGACCTCGTCTTCGACGGGCTCGACACCGCCGCCGAGATCACGCTCGACGGTCGGCTCCTGGGCCGCACGAGGAACATGCACCGGTCCTACCGCTTCCCCGTGACCGGGTCGGCGGGCCGGCTGGCGGTACGGTTCGCGTCCGCCTACAGCGAGGCGGAGGCGGTGCGCGACCGGCTGGGTGAGCGGCCCGCCGCCTATGCCGAGCCCTATCAGTACCTGCGCAAGATGGCGTGTTCCTTCGGCTGGGACTGGGGGCCGACCCTGGTGACGGCCGGGATCTGGCGGCCGGTGCGGCTGGAGCACTGGTCGACGGCCCGGATCAGCCGGGTGCGGCCGCTCGTCACCGTGCACCAGGGCGCGGGTGTCGTGGAGTTGCGCGTCGAGGTGGAGCGCTCGGACGCCGCGGCGCGGCTCATCGTCGAGGCGCGGGTGGGCGGGCAGGTGGCGCGGACACGGCTGACGGGCAGCGCCGGGGCGGTACGGCTGCGGGTGCCGGACGTACGGCTGTGGTGGCCGCGCGGCTACGGAGAACAGCCGCTGTACGACGTCGAGTTGACCCTGTCGAGCGAAGAGGTGCCGCTGGACGTGTGGCGGCGGCGCGTCGGCTTCCGCACGGTGGAGCTGGACCGGCGCCCGGACGCGCACGGCACCGGGTTCACGCTGGTCGTCAACGGGGAGCGGCTGTTCGCGCGGGGCGTCAACTGGATCCCGGACGACGTGTTCCCGTCCCGGGTGACACGCGAGCGGTACCGGGAGCGGCTGGGGCAGGCGGCCGCCGCAAACGTGGACCTGGTCCGGGTGTGGGGCGGCGGGATCTACGAGAGCGAGGACTTCTACGACGCCTGCGACGACCTCGGCCTGCTGGTCTGGCAGGATTTCCCGTTCGCCTGCGCCGCCTACCCGGAGGAGCAGCCGCTGCGCGGCGAGGTCGAGGCGGAGGCCCGCGAGAACGTCGTACGGCTGATGCCGCATCCCTCACTGGTGCTGTGGAACGGCAACAACGAGAACCTGTGGGGTTTCCGGGACTGGGACTGGGAGCGGCGGCTGGCCGGGGAGTCCTGGGGCGAGGGGTACTACCTGGGGCTGCTGCCGCGTGTGGTGGCCGAGCTGGATCCCACGCGGCCGTACACGGCGGGCAGTCCCTGGTCCGGCTCCTGGGACCGTCACCCCAACGACCCGGCGCACGGCACGCATCATTCGTGGGAGGTGTGGAACCGGGAGGACTACGCGGCCTACCGGAGCGAAGTCCCGCGTTTCGTGGCCGAGTTCGGCTGGCAGGCGCCGCCCGCGTACGCCACCCTGCGCCGCGCGCTGCCCGCCGAGGAGCTCGCTCCGGACTCCCCCGGCATGCTGCACCACCAGAAGGCCGACGACGGCAACGGCAAGCTGGAGCGCGGGCTCGCCCGGCATTTCGCCGTGCCGGCAGGAGACTTCGACCGCTGGCACTACCTCACCCAGGTCAACCAGGCGCGGGCGGTGGCCGCCGGGATCGAGCACTGGCGGGCGCACTGGCCGGTGTGCGCGGGCACGGTCGTCTGGCAGCTCAACGACTGCTGGCCGGTGACCTCGTGGGCGGCGGTCGACGGGGACGGACGCGAGAAACCGCTGTACCACGAACTGAAACGGCTCTACGCCGACCGGCTGCTCACGCTCCACGTGCGCAGCGGGAAGCTGGTCCTGGCCGCCGTCAACCAGTCCGCCGACGCCTGGTCCGGGTCGGTGACGCTGCGCCGGATGACCGTCGACGGGCAGGTGCTGGGCGGGGCGAGCATGGCGCTGGAGGTCGCCGCGCGGGCGGTCACGGACCTCGTCGTACCGCCCGAACTGCGGCCCGACGGGCCCAAGGAGTTCCTGGTCGCCGACGCGTGGGGAGGGCTGCGGGCCCTGCACTTTCCGGTACCGGACCGCGAAATCCCTTATGTGCGGCCGGAGTTCGATGTGGCGATGGCCCCGGGGGCGGTGACGGTCACGGCTCGTACGCTGGTGCGCGATCTGCTGCTCCAGGCCGACCGGCTGGACCCGGCCGCACGGGCCGATCGAGGGCTGGTCACGCTGCTGCCGGGCGAACGGGTCACGATCGGGGTGACCGGATGGCGGACTCCCGATCCGTCCGCCGCCCGCCGCGCCCTGTACTGCATGGAGCCCGACCCGATGGATCGTACGGAGCCCGCCTGA
- a CDS encoding LacI family DNA-binding transcriptional regulator — MTSPPPDRVTIKDVAARAGVSKGAVSLAFNHKPGLSEATRDRIFAAARELGWAPSSTARSLAGARVDVVGLAICRPARLLGLEPFYMEFVSGVESVLSEHSCSLLLRLVRSPQEEAGLLESWWRGRHIGGSILVDLRADDPRVPAARRLGLPVVAVGHPSLTGGLTSVWTDDTTAVTEAVRYLAALGHRRIARVGGAAALGHTGIRAAAFDEVARALELAGAWQVATDFSGESGARATRSLLAAAPRDRPTAIVYDNDIMAVAGLSVAAEMGLSVPGDVSLLAWDDSQLCRLTHPMLSAMSHDVHGFGAEVARTLFGVIAGEGAGSHPVPTPVLTPRGSTAPPDV; from the coding sequence ATGACCTCGCCGCCGCCCGACCGCGTGACGATCAAGGACGTCGCCGCGCGTGCCGGGGTGTCCAAGGGGGCCGTGTCGCTGGCCTTCAACCACAAGCCGGGGCTGTCGGAGGCCACTCGGGACCGGATCTTCGCGGCGGCCCGGGAGCTGGGCTGGGCACCGAGCAGCACCGCGCGGTCGCTGGCCGGGGCGCGGGTGGACGTGGTGGGGCTGGCGATCTGCCGGCCGGCCCGGCTGCTCGGCCTGGAGCCGTTCTACATGGAGTTCGTGTCGGGCGTGGAGAGCGTGCTGAGCGAGCACTCCTGCTCGCTGCTGCTGCGGCTGGTGCGCAGTCCGCAGGAGGAGGCCGGGCTGCTGGAGTCGTGGTGGCGGGGGCGGCACATCGGCGGCTCGATCCTGGTCGACCTGCGCGCCGACGACCCCCGGGTGCCGGCCGCCCGGCGGCTCGGGCTGCCCGTCGTCGCCGTGGGGCATCCCTCCCTCACCGGCGGACTCACCTCCGTGTGGACCGACGACACCACGGCCGTCACCGAGGCGGTGCGCTATCTCGCGGCGCTCGGGCACCGGCGGATCGCCCGGGTCGGCGGGGCGGCGGCCCTCGGCCACACCGGCATCCGCGCGGCGGCCTTCGACGAGGTCGCGCGGGCGCTGGAGCTGGCCGGGGCGTGGCAGGTGGCGACCGACTTCTCCGGCGAGTCCGGGGCGCGGGCGACCCGCTCCCTGCTGGCGGCCGCGCCGCGGGACCGGCCGACGGCGATCGTGTACGACAACGACATCATGGCGGTGGCGGGGCTGTCGGTGGCGGCCGAGATGGGCCTGTCGGTGCCGGGCGATGTGTCGTTGCTGGCGTGGGACGACTCGCAGCTGTGCCGGCTGACGCATCCGATGCTGTCGGCGATGAGCCACGATGTGCACGGCTTCGGGGCGGAGGTGGCCCGGACGCTGTTCGGAGTGATCGCCGGGGAGGGTGCGGGGTCTCATCCGGTGCCGACGCCGGTGCTGACGCCGAGAGGGTCGACGGCGCCTCCGGATGTGTGA
- a CDS encoding thiolase family protein yields MPRTVRDVVFVDGVRTPFGKAGPKGIYHETRADDLVVKAIRELLRRNPGLDPKQIDEVAIAATTQIGDQGLTLGRTAGILAGLPQSVPGYSIDRMCAGALTAVTTTAGSIAFGAYDAVIAGGVEHMGRHPMGEGVDPNPRFVSEKLVDESALFMGMTAENLHDRYPTITKQRADEYAVRSQEKAAKAYADGKIQQDLVPISVRRTSPEAGETGWGLVTADEPMRPGTTLENLAGLKTPFRVHGRVTAGNAAGLNDGATASIIASEDFARENNLPVKMRLVSYAFAGVEPEVMGYGPIPATEKALAKAGLSISDIGLFEINEAFAVQVLAFLEHYGIADDDARVNQYGGAIAFGHPLASSGVRLMTQLARQFEEQPQVRYGLTTMCVGFGMGATVIWENPHFEGDK; encoded by the coding sequence GTGCCTCGTACCGTCAGGGACGTCGTCTTCGTCGACGGCGTCCGCACCCCGTTCGGCAAGGCGGGCCCGAAGGGCATCTACCACGAGACCCGCGCCGACGACCTTGTCGTGAAGGCGATCCGGGAGCTGCTGCGCCGCAACCCCGGTCTGGACCCGAAGCAGATCGACGAGGTCGCCATCGCCGCGACCACGCAGATCGGTGACCAGGGCCTGACCCTCGGCCGTACGGCCGGCATCCTCGCGGGCCTGCCGCAGTCGGTGCCGGGCTACTCGATCGACCGCATGTGCGCCGGCGCCCTGACCGCCGTGACGACCACCGCCGGTTCGATCGCCTTCGGTGCCTACGACGCCGTCATCGCCGGTGGCGTCGAGCACATGGGCCGCCACCCGATGGGCGAGGGCGTCGACCCGAACCCGCGCTTCGTGAGCGAGAAGCTCGTCGACGAGTCGGCCCTGTTCATGGGCATGACCGCGGAGAACCTGCACGACCGCTACCCGACCATCACCAAGCAGCGTGCCGACGAGTACGCGGTGCGCTCGCAGGAGAAGGCCGCCAAGGCGTACGCCGACGGCAAGATCCAGCAGGACCTGGTGCCGATCTCGGTGCGCCGGACCAGCCCGGAGGCCGGCGAGACCGGCTGGGGTCTGGTCACGGCCGACGAGCCGATGCGTCCGGGCACCACCCTGGAGAACCTGGCGGGCCTGAAGACGCCGTTCCGCGTGCACGGCCGGGTCACCGCCGGCAACGCGGCCGGTCTGAACGACGGTGCCACCGCGTCGATCATCGCGTCCGAGGACTTCGCCCGCGAGAACAACCTGCCGGTCAAGATGCGCCTCGTCTCGTACGCCTTCGCGGGCGTCGAGCCGGAGGTCATGGGCTACGGCCCGATCCCGGCCACGGAGAAGGCCCTCGCCAAGGCGGGCCTGTCCATCTCCGACATCGGCCTGTTCGAGATCAACGAGGCCTTCGCCGTGCAGGTGCTGGCCTTCCTGGAGCACTACGGCATCGCGGACGACGACGCGCGCGTCAACCAGTACGGCGGCGCCATCGCCTTCGGTCACCCGCTGGCCTCCTCCGGTGTCCGCCTGATGACGCAGCTGGCCCGCCAGTTCGAGGAGCAGCCGCAGGTCCGCTACGGCCTGACCACCATGTGCGTCGGCTTCGGCATGGGCGCGACGGTCATCTGGGAGAACCCGCACTTCGAGGGGGACAAGTGA